In a genomic window of Acidobacteriota bacterium:
- a CDS encoding succinic semialdehyde dehydrogenase, translating to MASQPTTTDRKSSLRLATEADRPAAATSGRLGWAPRAVGPNRLGTLEERFGREFVDRLVGRVTVADGDRRWVAVQAPFTGETLGEVPEATAEDVVEAARRGRDAQRLWKTWTLEQRAEVFLRLHDLILDRQEEVLDLIQVEAGKARVHAYEEVADVANVCRYYAHHAEDHLRSQRRMGALPGLTATWEHHHPRGLIGFISPWNYPLSLAATDAIPALMAGNAVLLKPDSRTPFTALWVVDLLYQAGLPSGLFQVVTGAGRTLGEPLIEHSDFLTFTGSTATGRKVAAQAGQQLIGCALELGGKNPAVVLADADLDRTADGLIRGCFANAGQLCISFERVYVHRAIFDDLLTLFAERVHCLRVGADLAYGADMGSLMSQEQLDKVQEHLDDAVEKGATVVVGGRPRPDLGPYFFEPTVLTGVEEGMKLYREETFGPVVAFYPFDTVEEAVTQANDTSYGLNASLWTEDTELALELAVRLEAGTVNINEAYAAAWGSVSAPMGGYKDSGVGRRHGAEGILKYTESQTVAVQRLLPVAPPPGVSHRGFSQMMSQTLRWLRHVPGLR from the coding sequence ATGGCATCCCAACCCACGACGACGGATCGGAAGAGCTCTTTACGCTTGGCGACGGAGGCGGATCGACCGGCTGCGGCGACCTCGGGAAGGCTGGGGTGGGCTCCCCGGGCGGTGGGGCCGAACCGGTTGGGGACTTTGGAAGAGCGATTTGGTCGAGAGTTCGTGGACCGGCTGGTGGGACGGGTGACGGTGGCGGACGGCGACCGGCGGTGGGTGGCGGTGCAGGCCCCGTTCACCGGGGAGACTTTGGGAGAGGTGCCGGAGGCGACGGCGGAGGATGTGGTGGAAGCGGCACGCCGGGGGCGAGATGCCCAGCGGCTGTGGAAGACCTGGACGCTGGAACAGCGGGCGGAGGTCTTTTTGCGCTTACATGATCTGATCCTGGATCGCCAGGAAGAGGTGCTGGACTTGATTCAGGTGGAGGCGGGGAAGGCGCGGGTCCACGCCTACGAAGAGGTGGCGGATGTCGCCAACGTCTGCCGCTACTATGCTCACCACGCAGAGGATCATCTGCGCAGTCAGCGCCGCATGGGCGCTTTGCCGGGGCTCACCGCCACCTGGGAACACCACCATCCCCGGGGCCTCATCGGCTTCATCTCACCGTGGAATTACCCGCTCAGCCTGGCCGCCACCGACGCCATCCCGGCGCTCATGGCGGGCAATGCGGTGCTCCTCAAACCGGATAGCCGCACTCCGTTCACGGCCCTGTGGGTGGTGGATCTGCTCTACCAGGCGGGCCTCCCCAGCGGCTTGTTTCAGGTGGTCACCGGCGCCGGCCGTACCCTGGGGGAGCCGCTCATCGAGCACAGCGATTTCCTGACTTTCACCGGCAGCACCGCCACCGGCCGCAAGGTGGCGGCCCAGGCGGGGCAGCAGCTCATCGGCTGCGCCCTGGAGCTGGGGGGCAAGAACCCGGCGGTGGTGCTCGCCGACGCCGATTTGGACCGCACCGCCGACGGCCTGATCCGCGGCTGTTTCGCCAACGCGGGACAGCTGTGCATCTCCTTTGAGCGGGTCTATGTCCACCGGGCGATCTTCGACGATCTACTGACGCTCTTCGCCGAGCGGGTGCATTGCCTGCGGGTGGGGGCGGATCTGGCCTACGGTGCCGACATGGGGTCTCTGATGTCCCAAGAGCAGCTGGACAAGGTGCAGGAGCACCTGGACGACGCCGTCGAGAAGGGCGCCACGGTGGTGGTGGGGGGACGGCCGCGGCCGGATCTGGGACCCTATTTCTTCGAGCCGACGGTACTCACCGGGGTCGAGGAGGGAATGAAGCTCTACCGCGAAGAGACCTTCGGTCCGGTGGTGGCGTTCTATCCCTTCGACACCGTGGAGGAAGCGGTGACCCAGGCCAACGACACGTCCTATGGACTCAACGCCAGCTTATGGACCGAGGATACGGAGCTAGCCCTGGAGCTGGCGGTGCGCCTGGAGGCCGGCACGGTGAATATCAACGAGGCCTACGCCGCCGCCTGGGGCTCGGTCTCGGCGCCCATGGGAGGCTACAAGGATTCAGGAGTCGGCCGCCGCCACGGTGCCGAGGGGATCCTCAAATACACCGAATCCCAGACGGTGGCGGTGCAGCGGTTGCTGCCGGTGGCGCCGCCGCCGGGAGTGAGCCACCGGGGCTTCAGCCAGATGATGAGCCAGACGCTCCGCTGGCTACGGCACGTGCCGGGCCTGCGCTGA
- a CDS encoding SDR family oxidoreductase, translating to MPDVLFTGFPGYLGSRLLPRVLERSPEQRAICLVQPKFSVLARQRVQELVIAHPSLEGRIELAEGDITAPDLGLGASRELREGVEEIYHLAAVYNLSVSREIGMRVNVDGTRHMLDFAEKCPNLRRFQYISTCYVSGRYAGAFTEDDLDKGQVFNNYYEETKFLAEAEVQMRMAEGMPATIYRPAIVVGDSRTGETQKFDGPYYVIRWLLRQPYVAVLPVVGDSKSYRANLVPQDFVIEAMAHLSGREDSAGEVYQLADPSPLTVDELIQVIGRAAHRRVVRIPMMKFAAKALIDHVPGVYQLMQIPAPAVDYFAHPTHYTSFHTQRDLQGTGISCPPFKTYVKRLVDFVRAHPEISGEAMT from the coding sequence ATGCCCGACGTCCTATTCACCGGTTTTCCCGGCTATCTCGGTTCTCGCCTGCTGCCCCGCGTTCTGGAGCGTTCTCCGGAGCAGCGGGCGATCTGTCTGGTGCAGCCCAAGTTCTCGGTGCTGGCACGGCAGCGGGTTCAGGAGCTGGTGATCGCCCACCCCTCGCTGGAAGGACGCATCGAATTGGCGGAGGGGGATATCACCGCTCCGGATCTGGGGCTCGGTGCCTCCCGGGAGCTGAGGGAAGGGGTCGAGGAGATCTACCACCTGGCGGCGGTGTACAACCTCAGCGTGTCCCGCGAAATCGGGATGCGGGTCAACGTCGACGGGACCCGCCACATGCTGGACTTCGCCGAGAAATGCCCCAATCTGCGGCGCTTCCAATACATCAGCACCTGCTATGTCAGCGGTCGCTACGCCGGTGCCTTCACCGAAGACGACCTGGACAAGGGGCAGGTGTTCAACAATTACTACGAGGAAACCAAATTCCTCGCCGAGGCGGAGGTCCAGATGCGCATGGCGGAGGGGATGCCTGCGACCATCTATCGCCCCGCCATCGTGGTCGGTGACAGTCGTACCGGCGAGACGCAGAAATTCGACGGCCCCTACTATGTGATCCGCTGGCTCCTCCGGCAGCCCTATGTCGCGGTGCTGCCGGTGGTCGGGGATTCGAAGAGCTATCGGGCCAACTTGGTGCCCCAGGACTTTGTCATCGAGGCCATGGCCCATCTCAGTGGGCGGGAGGATTCCGCCGGAGAGGTCTATCAGCTGGCGGATCCCTCACCGCTGACGGTGGACGAGCTGATCCAGGTCATCGGCCGGGCAGCTCACCGCAGGGTGGTGCGCATTCCGATGATGAAATTCGCCGCCAAGGCCCTCATCGACCACGTCCCCGGCGTCTACCAGCTGATGCAGATCCCGGCGCCGGCGGTGGACTATTTCGCCCACCCGACCCATTACACGTCCTTCCACACCCAGCGGGACCTGCAGGGCACGGGGATCTCCTGCCCGCCGTTCAAAACCTACGTCAAGCGTCTGGTGGACTTCGTGCGCGCCCATCCGGAGATTTCCGGCGAAGCCATGACCTGA